The following are from one region of the Acidobacteriota bacterium genome:
- a CDS encoding glycosyltransferase family 2 protein has product MIHIFLPAYNEEKGLAALLSRLPAVMAFSTEPWRVVVVDDGSRDRTAEVATSFRDRFDVHLIRFDRNRGVGDAFREGLRSICASSPTPERDICITLDSDNTQDPEKIPAMVEKIRSGTDIVIASRFRRGGGMIGCPWKRVLFSNAVSLFMRTLTRLPGVRDFSTFYRAFRVSILIEAFDRYGDRLLSGKGFAAAGGLLLKTAALTSHISEVPSVLRFELKSGRSGIKISRTVRGYLELMLDYVLTRGYRKF; this is encoded by the coding sequence GTGATCCACATTTTTCTTCCGGCTTACAACGAGGAAAAAGGACTCGCGGCTCTTTTATCACGGCTTCCCGCCGTCATGGCCTTCTCGACCGAGCCCTGGCGGGTCGTTGTGGTCGATGACGGCAGCCGGGATCGCACGGCGGAGGTCGCCACGTCCTTTAGAGATCGTTTCGACGTCCATCTCATCCGATTCGACCGGAACAGGGGCGTAGGAGACGCGTTCCGGGAAGGGCTCCGGTCCATTTGCGCAAGCAGCCCGACCCCTGAGCGGGATATCTGCATAACTCTGGATTCCGATAACACGCAGGATCCCGAAAAGATCCCGGCTATGGTGGAGAAAATTCGGTCGGGTACCGACATCGTCATCGCCTCACGTTTCCGAAGAGGGGGAGGGATGATCGGCTGTCCCTGGAAGCGGGTTCTGTTCAGCAACGCCGTTTCCCTGTTTATGCGAACATTGACCCGTCTACCCGGAGTCCGGGATTTTTCAACCTTTTATCGGGCCTTTCGCGTCAGCATCCTGATCGAGGCCTTTGATCGATACGGCGATCGGCTTCTTTCGGGGAAAGGATTTGCCGCAGCGGGAGGATTGCTTTTAAAAACGGCCGCCCTGACATCGCATATTTCCGAAGTCCCTTCGGTACTCCGTTTCGAACTGAAATCCGGAAGGTCGGGGATCAAGATCTCGAGAACCGTCCGCGGTTATCTTGAACTCATGCTGGATTATGTCCTCACCCGGGGCTACCGGAAGTTCTAG
- a CDS encoding NAD-dependent epimerase/dehydratase family protein, which translates to MSHRILVTGGAGAIGSILVNRLLEDPDNEIIVLDDLSSGHLENLPLSTRIRFIQGRVDSEEDLDRVFEAPVEDIYHLAANFANQNSVDFPQRDLQVNGMGTLKLLQRATEHKLRRLIYASSSCVYGHRVEPLSETLREFSLDTPYAITKLLGEHYMHFFHRHHSLPIVILRFFNVYGPNERPGRYRNVIANFLFKAMRGETITITGTGEETRDFNFVEDTVRAILMAARSESSVGHVFNIASGRETKILDMVRMILDITGSHSRTVFAPKRDWDSVLRRVANVGKARKILGYQAEICLEEGLARYRDWLIKQDERTFAW; encoded by the coding sequence ATGTCCCACCGCATCCTCGTCACAGGGGGCGCCGGTGCCATCGGCAGCATCCTTGTCAACCGTCTTCTGGAAGATCCCGACAATGAAATCATCGTTCTCGACGATCTCTCCTCGGGACATCTCGAAAATCTTCCGCTTTCAACCCGCATACGTTTCATCCAGGGGCGCGTCGATTCCGAAGAAGATCTGGATCGGGTGTTCGAGGCCCCGGTCGAAGACATCTATCACCTGGCCGCCAACTTTGCCAACCAGAATTCCGTGGACTTCCCGCAGAGGGATCTTCAAGTCAACGGGATGGGCACGCTCAAGCTCCTTCAGCGGGCGACCGAACATAAACTGCGGCGGCTGATCTACGCATCCTCCTCCTGCGTCTATGGACATCGAGTGGAGCCGCTGAGCGAAACACTCCGCGAGTTCAGCCTGGACACTCCCTATGCCATCACCAAGCTTCTCGGCGAACATTACATGCATTTTTTCCACCGGCATCACAGTCTGCCCATCGTCATTCTCCGCTTTTTCAATGTCTACGGGCCCAACGAGCGTCCCGGTCGATATCGCAACGTGATCGCCAATTTCCTCTTCAAAGCCATGCGCGGTGAAACCATCACGATCACGGGAACGGGCGAAGAAACCCGGGACTTCAACTTCGTCGAGGACACGGTTCGCGCGATTCTCATGGCCGCACGATCGGAATCCTCTGTCGGACACGTCTTCAATATCGCCTCGGGCCGGGAAACGAAAATTCTGGACATGGTTCGAATGATTCTCGACATCACCGGATCCCATTCCAGAACGGTTTTCGCGCCGAAACGGGACTGGGATTCGGTTCTTCGTCGTGTTGCCAACGTCGGAAAGGCCCGCAAGATCCTAGGCTACCAAGCGGAAATATGTCTGGAAGAGGGGTTGGCGCGCTATCGGGATTGGTTGATTAAGCAGGACGAGCGCACATTCGCATGGTGA
- a CDS encoding polysaccharide deacetylase family protein encodes MSRLSSSAGVGLHFDSFRESMGLMGLRDRTFHQPDPFFLKTAPRLLEIAEDYGIKLTIFVIGRDLEDPAVADQVRAWQQQGHEIANHSYSHDHNLGDRSQESITREVVEAEILIEKTTGTKPKGFAAPAWSLSRRLIRVLIKRGYSYDASLFPSWIKIPMMLKLKLRSPQKSRFPILKRSDLSANFLGHSEPHRLGDTSLWRSDPNGIWEIPVPTNGFSAIPCYHTMAFFLGKRLFQSLLRRCSGRQDFLYYVIHPLDILDPDKDLRDVDGIPLSLLERATVPIQKKVDLMRTAFESISSERRVLPLKDAVRLFEGGKT; translated from the coding sequence ATGAGCCGCTTATCGTCTTCGGCCGGAGTCGGTCTGCACTTTGATTCCTTCCGGGAATCCATGGGCCTGATGGGCCTCCGCGACCGGACGTTTCATCAACCGGATCCGTTTTTTCTCAAAACAGCCCCAAGGCTTCTTGAGATCGCGGAGGACTACGGGATCAAGCTGACCATCTTTGTCATCGGCCGGGACCTCGAGGATCCGGCCGTCGCGGATCAGGTCCGGGCATGGCAGCAGCAGGGACACGAAATCGCCAATCACAGCTATTCCCATGATCACAATCTTGGAGATCGATCTCAGGAGAGCATCACGCGGGAGGTCGTCGAGGCGGAAATTCTGATCGAAAAGACCACCGGGACCAAACCCAAGGGATTCGCCGCCCCGGCCTGGAGCCTCAGCCGCCGGCTGATCCGGGTCCTGATCAAGCGTGGGTACAGCTATGACGCGTCACTTTTTCCTTCCTGGATAAAGATCCCGATGATGTTGAAGCTCAAACTCCGCTCCCCGCAAAAAAGCCGGTTTCCGATTTTGAAAAGATCCGATCTCAGCGCTAATTTTCTGGGACATTCGGAGCCGCACAGGCTCGGTGATACCTCCTTATGGCGCAGCGATCCAAATGGGATTTGGGAGATCCCCGTCCCAACAAATGGATTTTCGGCAATTCCCTGTTACCACACCATGGCTTTTTTTCTCGGGAAAAGGCTGTTTCAATCTCTGTTACGCCGGTGTTCAGGACGGCAGGATTTCTTATATTACGTGATCCATCCTCTGGATATTTTGGACCCGGACAAAGATCTTCGGGATGTCGACGGCATCCCGCTGTCCCTCTTGGAACGGGCCACCGTCCCGATTCAAAAGAAAGTCGATCTGATGAGAACGGCGTTTGAGTCGATTTCGTCGGAGCGACGCGTCCTGCCCTTGAAGGACGCTGTGCGTCTCTTTGAAGGCGGGAAGACCTGA
- a CDS encoding carbamoyltransferase, translating into MYVLGISAYLADSSAALVKDGVLVGAIEEEKLVRKKHTGEFPRRAIEFLLTEEGVTFEDIDHVAFFFKPLPALWHRIPLILRHLPGSLDFLGSHGSEWMQMLRIQSFLRRTFNAERAKFKFHNVSHHVCHAASSFFLSPFDSSAVITVDGAGEWENTAFWHAQGTRITRLHRECFPNSLGYLYAAVTQHLGFRPNSGEGKVMGLSSYGDPRTYEAEFEKILSYNDNGRYHIDLTYFDYHRNAASIRNSKRWVSRKFIDRFGAMREPESQIEKRHEDIAAALQSAFNKVFVHMVNALHRMTGESNLCMAGGVILNSVANGYAFRRSPFRDVFIQPAAGDGGTSVGAALAVYYRYNALRRESPSPYIFTGPEFQKAEMAAAIEKKGLAYREVPAASTAARLVAEGKIVGWFQGKLEFGPRALGNRSILADPRQADMKDIINARVKFREPFRPFAPTILEERLGDYFDYAYPTPVMLLVYDVLPDKRAVIPAVTHVDGSGRVQTVSKKENPLYYDLIREFEKITGVPVVLNTSFNVRGDPIVCTPEDALECFLNSGMDHLIMADYLVSKNG; encoded by the coding sequence ATGTACGTTCTAGGGATTTCCGCTTATCTTGCGGACAGCTCCGCCGCTCTGGTCAAGGATGGTGTCCTGGTCGGAGCCATCGAGGAAGAAAAGCTGGTCCGAAAAAAGCATACCGGTGAGTTCCCGCGCCGGGCGATCGAATTCCTTTTGACCGAGGAAGGCGTCACTTTTGAGGATATCGACCACGTCGCCTTCTTTTTCAAGCCTCTCCCGGCTCTCTGGCACCGCATTCCGCTCATTCTGCGGCACTTGCCCGGCTCACTGGATTTTCTCGGGTCTCACGGAAGCGAATGGATGCAGATGTTGAGGATTCAGTCCTTCCTCCGCAGGACTTTTAACGCGGAAAGAGCCAAGTTCAAGTTTCACAATGTTTCGCATCATGTCTGCCATGCCGCCAGCAGTTTTTTTCTGTCCCCTTTTGATTCAAGCGCCGTGATCACGGTGGACGGAGCCGGAGAGTGGGAAAACACGGCTTTCTGGCACGCCCAAGGCACCCGCATCACCCGCCTGCACCGCGAATGTTTTCCCAACTCCCTGGGCTATCTGTATGCCGCCGTCACACAGCACCTGGGATTTCGACCCAACAGCGGTGAAGGCAAGGTGATGGGCTTGTCGTCATACGGCGATCCCAGGACCTATGAGGCCGAATTCGAGAAAATTCTATCCTACAATGACAACGGCCGATACCATATCGACCTGACATATTTCGACTATCACCGGAACGCGGCCTCCATCAGAAACAGCAAACGATGGGTTTCCCGGAAATTCATTGACCGGTTCGGGGCGATGCGGGAACCGGAATCCCAAATCGAAAAGCGGCATGAGGATATCGCGGCGGCCCTGCAATCGGCTTTCAACAAGGTTTTCGTGCACATGGTCAACGCCCTGCACCGCATGACCGGAGAAAGCAATCTCTGCATGGCGGGCGGCGTGATTCTGAACTCCGTCGCCAACGGTTATGCGTTTCGCCGGAGTCCTTTTCGCGACGTCTTCATCCAACCGGCCGCCGGAGACGGGGGGACAAGCGTGGGCGCCGCGCTGGCCGTCTATTATCGATACAACGCGCTGCGCCGGGAGAGTCCGAGCCCCTATATTTTTACGGGTCCGGAATTCCAGAAAGCCGAAATGGCCGCCGCAATCGAAAAAAAAGGCCTGGCCTATCGCGAAGTCCCCGCCGCGTCAACAGCCGCACGATTGGTCGCCGAAGGGAAGATCGTCGGTTGGTTCCAGGGGAAACTGGAATTCGGGCCTCGGGCCCTGGGGAATCGGTCCATTCTGGCGGATCCGCGCCAAGCGGACATGAAGGACATCATCAACGCCCGGGTCAAATTCCGGGAACCCTTCCGGCCCTTTGCCCCCACCATTCTGGAGGAGCGCCTGGGTGATTATTTTGACTACGCCTATCCCACTCCCGTCATGCTGTTGGTCTATGATGTCCTTCCGGACAAGAGGGCCGTCATCCCTGCGGTCACGCATGTCGACGGGTCCGGACGCGTTCAGACGGTTTCAAAAAAAGAAAATCCTCTGTATTACGACCTCATCCGGGAGTTTGAGAAAATCACGGGGGTGCCCGTCGTCCTGAACACGTCCTTCAATGTTCGAGGTGACCCGATCGTCTGCACTCCCGAAGACGCTCTGGAGTGCTTTTTAAATTCCGGCATGGATCATTTGATCATGGCGGATTATCTGGTATCCAAAAACGGATGA
- a CDS encoding efflux RND transporter permease subunit: MKDREFKPSSRAVDGRTTIFILTILLVLFGIMQYQATPKEEMPEIVFPYYMIGTIYPGTSPADVENLITRPLEKRLKGINGIKHINSNSIQDYSSIFVEFQLGVDETQAYLDVRQAVDDARGELPSDLFQEPQVRRIDLSEIPILYINLTGDLGLVRLKQLADDLQDKIESLEEITRVNIVGALDREIQIDVDLYKMQAAGLSFNSIRGAIASENLTLSGGLVASDGIRRNLRIVGEFSSVDQIRNIILQDGIALKDIAEVRDGFKDRESFSRLDSEDVVTLNVIKRGGQNLISAVEKIQVILEEFESSAPANLVVTLSGDSSARTRNAVSDLFNTIILGFLVVFFVLMFFMGRINALFVGVAIPLSMIIAFIFFPVVGFTLNRVVLMAFILVLGIVVDNSIVVVENIYRHFMTTENLPIIPATKRAVGEVALAVFTGTLTTIAPFFPLIFIPGIAGKFMSYLPITVIIALTASLFVAYFINPVFAVAFMKYIPREPDAKPGRPSRKALILTGAAIGLAAILYASGRILPANILAFGVLGYYLTKYVTDRLIDRFQCRVLPALMAFYRRGLAFFLRGRRPYAVVVAVILLFFSSFFLMGLRPPRVVFFPSGDPNSVYVYITMPEGTHIDVTDRICRQVEDRIAGIIGHDNPDVESMVSNVAVNAGSGMFERFAQDKLAKVTLNFVEYKDRRGPRTTAEIMEDLRRELRGIPGAEIRIEGAAMGPPSGAPVNIEISGDDIDALLDIAGRLETFIEGLGIRGLEKFKASMEVNKPEIILEIDREKANQLGVSTAQIGGALRTSIYGSEISRFKEGEEEFPIQLRLSRRYRDDLPALLSQTLSVPARGGNPAKDIPISAVAKISTLTSYGGITRIDNTRVLTLSANVFRGANANEIIRRIRGELPRFEIEPGYTVAFTGEQDFQREVGEFLGKALVIAMFLIFIILVAQFNSLSKPVIIIAQIFLSFTGVLLGFTLFRLEFSIIMTGMGIIAVAGIVVKNAIIIIDYMDKLLREGGDFSAAVVDAASTRLTPVILTALSTILGLLPLAVGMNINFQTFFTRLNPQISWGGDNAAFWNPLAWTIIFGLAFTTILTLVVVPAMYTIVFRKRRL, translated from the coding sequence ATGAAGGATCGCGAATTCAAACCCTCCAGCCGGGCGGTCGACGGCCGCACGACGATCTTCATTCTGACCATCCTGCTGGTTCTCTTCGGAATCATGCAGTACCAGGCCACGCCCAAGGAGGAAATGCCCGAGATCGTCTTCCCCTACTACATGATCGGGACCATCTATCCGGGAACCTCCCCGGCCGACGTGGAAAACCTCATCACCCGTCCCCTCGAAAAGCGTCTCAAGGGCATCAACGGGATCAAGCACATCAACAGCAACTCCATCCAGGACTACTCGTCCATCTTCGTCGAGTTCCAACTGGGTGTGGACGAAACCCAAGCCTACCTGGATGTGCGGCAAGCCGTGGACGACGCGCGCGGAGAACTTCCGAGCGACCTCTTCCAGGAGCCCCAGGTCAGAAGGATCGATCTCTCCGAAATTCCCATTCTCTACATCAACCTGACCGGCGATCTCGGTCTGGTCCGGCTGAAACAATTGGCCGACGATCTCCAGGACAAAATCGAAAGCCTGGAGGAAATCACCCGGGTGAATATCGTCGGCGCCCTGGATCGGGAGATCCAGATCGATGTCGATCTCTACAAGATGCAGGCCGCGGGACTGAGTTTCAACTCCATCCGGGGTGCGATCGCCTCGGAAAACCTGACCCTTTCGGGCGGCCTGGTCGCCTCGGACGGGATTCGGCGGAACTTGCGGATCGTCGGGGAGTTCAGCTCGGTCGATCAGATCCGGAACATCATTCTTCAGGACGGCATCGCCCTCAAGGACATCGCCGAAGTCCGGGACGGGTTCAAGGACCGGGAAAGCTTTTCCCGGCTCGACTCCGAGGACGTCGTCACACTCAACGTGATCAAACGGGGCGGCCAAAACCTGATCAGCGCGGTCGAAAAAATTCAGGTCATCCTCGAGGAATTCGAGTCCTCCGCCCCCGCCAACCTGGTCGTGACTCTCTCGGGCGACAGCAGCGCCAGAACGCGGAACGCCGTGAGCGATCTCTTCAACACCATCATCCTGGGATTCCTGGTCGTCTTCTTCGTCCTGATGTTTTTCATGGGCCGCATCAACGCCCTCTTCGTCGGCGTCGCCATCCCCCTCTCCATGATCATCGCCTTCATTTTTTTCCCCGTGGTCGGATTCACGCTGAACCGAGTGGTTCTCATGGCCTTTATCCTGGTTCTGGGCATCGTCGTCGACAATTCCATCGTCGTCGTCGAGAACATCTACCGCCACTTCATGACCACGGAAAACCTGCCCATCATCCCCGCGACCAAGCGCGCCGTGGGCGAGGTCGCCCTGGCGGTCTTTACCGGCACCTTGACGACGATCGCCCCCTTTTTCCCGCTCATTTTCATTCCCGGTATCGCCGGGAAATTCATGTCCTACCTGCCGATCACGGTCATCATCGCTCTCACCGCCTCGCTGTTCGTGGCCTATTTCATCAATCCGGTCTTTGCCGTGGCCTTCATGAAATATATCCCGCGGGAACCCGACGCCAAGCCGGGACGACCGAGCCGCAAAGCCCTGATTCTGACGGGCGCGGCGATCGGCCTGGCCGCCATCCTTTACGCCTCGGGACGGATTCTTCCGGCCAATATCCTGGCTTTCGGCGTCCTCGGCTACTACCTGACCAAGTACGTCACCGACCGCCTGATCGACCGTTTCCAATGCCGCGTCTTGCCGGCCTTGATGGCTTTCTACCGGAGAGGACTGGCCTTTTTCCTCAGGGGCCGGCGGCCTTATGCCGTCGTCGTCGCCGTCATTCTGCTGTTCTTTTCCTCTTTTTTCCTGATGGGGCTTCGCCCGCCCCGGGTCGTCTTTTTCCCGAGCGGCGACCCCAACTCCGTTTACGTCTATATCACCATGCCGGAGGGAACGCATATCGATGTGACCGACCGCATCTGCCGCCAGGTCGAGGACAGGATCGCCGGGATCATCGGCCACGATAATCCGGACGTGGAGTCCATGGTCTCCAATGTGGCCGTCAACGCCGGAAGCGGCATGTTCGAAAGATTCGCCCAAGACAAGCTGGCCAAGGTGACCTTGAACTTCGTGGAATACAAAGACCGCCGCGGACCGCGCACGACGGCGGAAATCATGGAGGATCTGCGGCGCGAGCTCCGGGGCATCCCCGGAGCCGAGATCCGCATCGAGGGCGCGGCCATGGGTCCGCCGTCAGGCGCTCCCGTCAACATCGAAATCAGCGGCGACGACATCGACGCCCTGCTCGACATCGCCGGCCGGCTGGAGACGTTTATCGAGGGTCTGGGCATCCGCGGACTGGAGAAATTCAAGGCCAGCATGGAAGTCAACAAACCCGAGATCATTCTTGAGATCGACCGGGAAAAAGCCAATCAACTGGGCGTCTCGACGGCCCAGATCGGCGGCGCTCTCCGGACTTCGATCTACGGCAGCGAAATATCCCGTTTCAAGGAAGGCGAGGAAGAGTTCCCCATTCAGCTTCGGCTTTCACGCCGCTACCGGGACGATCTTCCCGCGCTTCTCAGCCAGACCCTATCGGTGCCGGCCCGGGGAGGAAACCCGGCCAAAGACATCCCCATCTCCGCCGTCGCGAAAATCTCCACGCTCACAAGTTACGGCGGGATCACCCGGATCGACAACACGCGGGTCCTCACTCTCAGCGCCAACGTCTTCCGGGGCGCGAACGCCAACGAAATCATCCGGCGGATTCGGGGAGAGTTGCCGCGCTTCGAGATCGAGCCGGGCTACACCGTGGCCTTCACGGGGGAGCAGGATTTCCAGCGGGAGGTCGGAGAATTCCTGGGCAAGGCTCTGGTCATCGCCATGTTCCTGATCTTCATCATCCTGGTCGCCCAGTTCAACTCCCTGTCCAAGCCGGTCATCATCATCGCCCAGATCTTTCTCAGTTTCACCGGCGTCCTGCTGGGCTTCACCCTCTTCCGGCTGGAGTTTTCGATCATCATGACAGGCATGGGGATCATCGCCGTGGCCGGAATCGTCGTCAAGAACGCCATCATCATCATCGACTACATGGACAAGCTGCTGAGGGAGGGGGGGGATTTTTCCGCCGCCGTGGTCGACGCCGCGTCCACGCGCCTGACGCCGGTCATCCTGACGGCCCTGTCCACGATTCTCGGCCTCCTGCCTCTGGCCGTCGGCATGAACATCAACTTCCAGACGTTCTTCACCCGGCTCAACCCGCAAATCTCCTGGGGAGGCGACAACGCCGCGTTCTGGAATCCCCTGGCCTGGACGATCATCTTCGGTCTGGCCTTCACGACGATCCTGACCCTGGTCGTCGTCCCGGCCATGTACACGATCGTCTTCCGGAAACGACGGCTGTAA
- a CDS encoding efflux RND transporter periplasmic adaptor subunit, with translation MKRNKTASFALIAAILGTTLALSCRPGDPSNRIRKLEKQRDALTQEIDQLKARLSGPQTTSGRTAEAPISVRVETVVPGVFRHFITVQGVVESDANILVPPLSPGLVKTIRVKTGDRVAKGRILAELDAAVLESGIAEVEHGLVLAETIYERRARLWEKKIGSEIEFLQAKNNKEGLEKKLATLQEQLNLTRITAPIDGVVDEIMIKEGEMAPAGFGAFRIVRMSGLKVKASLSENYVGRVLRGDPVGISIPVLGREFEGRIDTVSQVIDARNRTFHVEVLLPAGEPGIKPNMLAVLTINDYTNPDALTIPQNVVQETGAERFLFIAVDEGGRMNAVKRTVRIGQTYDNRVEILEGLTSGDRVVTFGFQLVADGRPIAVDGDSR, from the coding sequence ATGAAACGAAACAAGACCGCATCTTTCGCCCTGATCGCCGCAATCCTCGGGACGACCCTCGCTCTATCCTGCCGCCCCGGCGATCCCTCGAACCGCATCCGAAAACTGGAAAAACAGCGCGACGCCCTGACCCAAGAGATCGATCAATTGAAAGCCCGCCTCTCCGGACCGCAGACAACCTCGGGCCGAACGGCCGAGGCGCCGATTTCCGTCCGGGTCGAAACCGTCGTCCCGGGCGTGTTCCGGCATTTCATCACCGTCCAGGGCGTCGTCGAATCCGACGCCAATATCCTGGTCCCGCCTCTTTCTCCCGGCCTCGTGAAAACCATCCGCGTCAAAACCGGCGACCGCGTGGCCAAAGGCCGGATCCTGGCCGAACTCGACGCCGCCGTTCTGGAAAGCGGGATCGCCGAAGTGGAGCACGGCTTGGTCCTGGCCGAAACCATCTACGAACGCCGAGCCCGCCTCTGGGAGAAAAAGATCGGCAGCGAGATCGAATTTCTGCAGGCCAAAAACAACAAGGAGGGCCTGGAGAAAAAGCTGGCCACGCTTCAGGAACAGTTGAATCTCACCCGGATCACGGCCCCCATCGACGGCGTCGTCGACGAGATCATGATCAAGGAGGGCGAAATGGCTCCGGCCGGTTTCGGGGCTTTCCGCATCGTCCGGATGTCCGGCCTCAAAGTCAAGGCCTCTTTGTCCGAAAACTACGTCGGCCGGGTGCTTCGCGGCGACCCCGTCGGTATTTCCATCCCCGTCCTCGGCCGTGAATTCGAGGGCCGGATCGACACCGTCTCCCAGGTCATCGACGCCCGGAACCGGACGTTCCATGTCGAAGTCCTCCTCCCGGCCGGCGAGCCGGGAATCAAGCCCAATATGCTGGCCGTTCTGACGATCAACGATTACACCAACCCTGACGCCCTGACCATTCCCCAGAACGTCGTCCAGGAAACAGGCGCAGAGAGATTTCTTTTCATCGCCGTGGACGAGGGAGGGCGGATGAACGCCGTAAAGAGAACCGTCCGGATCGGTCAAACCTATGACAACCGGGTGGAGATTCTCGAAGGTCTCACGTCCGGCGACAGGGTCGTGACATTCGGATTCCAACTCGTCGCCGACGGCCGTCCCATCGCCGTCGACGGAGACTCCCGCTAG
- a CDS encoding TolC family protein, which produces MTVNLTGGRISGRRKRLRLIGGLLLAAIPLLPSTSRAGEVRAFSLQAAREFAVENSFEARRSQIDVQTARQKLKETVAVGLPQISSAVTYNNNLRLPTSLIPNFFEGKPEEKIPIQFGTQHNATANVQIQQLVFNGSYFVGLQTAGLYQQVADHGLERTRLQVRETVTGTYYLILVTAENERILKSTLDNITKTAGEIRELHREGFLSETDADLIQITVNQIENTLRTLEKQRDIAEKLLKFQMGLDLEEDITLTDSLQTIIRNVDIASALDSEFNPAESVDLKLVEGQARLAELALKNEKVKSLPTVSAFFTYQQNAFRSQFDFFNFDRNWFPFQILGINISLPVFRSGAQSARIQQAGLAAEQARNTALQAARGLELEDEQARTRLSSALDNRRTMEANLALAERVYDVTREKYREGLASSLELTQASDKHLQAQSSYIQALLDLLNAKNRLDRIRQAY; this is translated from the coding sequence ATGACCGTAAACCTCACCGGCGGAAGAATATCCGGACGCCGGAAACGCCTCCGGTTGATCGGCGGCCTGCTCCTGGCCGCTATCCCCCTCTTACCCTCGACGTCTCGAGCCGGCGAAGTCCGCGCCTTCAGCCTGCAGGCCGCCCGCGAATTCGCCGTCGAGAACAGCTTCGAGGCGCGCCGTTCCCAAATCGACGTCCAGACGGCCCGCCAAAAGCTCAAGGAAACCGTGGCCGTAGGCCTCCCCCAGATCAGCTCAGCCGTCACCTACAACAACAACCTGAGGCTGCCGACAAGCCTGATCCCCAATTTCTTCGAAGGCAAGCCCGAAGAGAAGATCCCCATCCAGTTCGGCACCCAGCACAACGCCACGGCCAATGTCCAGATCCAGCAGCTCGTTTTCAACGGCAGCTATTTTGTCGGCCTGCAAACCGCCGGACTCTACCAACAGGTCGCGGATCACGGGTTGGAGAGAACCCGGCTCCAAGTCCGGGAAACCGTGACCGGAACCTACTATCTCATCCTCGTGACTGCGGAAAACGAACGCATCCTTAAATCCACCCTGGACAACATCACCAAAACCGCCGGCGAAATCCGGGAACTCCACCGCGAAGGCTTTCTCTCGGAGACCGACGCCGACCTCATCCAGATCACGGTCAACCAGATCGAAAACACGCTTCGGACTTTGGAAAAGCAGCGGGACATCGCCGAAAAGCTCCTGAAATTTCAGATGGGCCTCGATCTGGAGGAAGACATCACCCTGACCGACAGCCTCCAGACCATCATCAGAAACGTCGACATCGCCTCCGCACTCGACTCGGAATTCAACCCGGCGGAGAGCGTGGACCTCAAGCTGGTCGAGGGTCAGGCCCGGCTGGCCGAGCTGGCCCTGAAAAATGAAAAGGTCAAATCCCTCCCCACCGTCTCCGCCTTTTTCACCTACCAGCAGAACGCCTTTCGCTCCCAATTCGACTTCTTCAATTTCGACCGCAACTGGTTCCCCTTCCAGATCCTGGGAATCAACATCAGCCTGCCTGTTTTCCGGAGCGGTGCTCAGAGCGCCCGTATCCAACAGGCCGGTCTGGCCGCGGAGCAGGCCCGCAATACCGCGCTCCAGGCCGCCCGGGGTTTGGAACTCGAGGATGAGCAGGCGCGGACCCGCCTGTCCTCCGCCCTGGACAATCGGCGGACCATGGAAGCCAACCTGGCCCTGGCCGAAAGGGTCTACGACGTGACACGAGAAAAATACCGGGAGGGCCTGGCCTCCAGCCTGGAACTGACCCAGGCCTCCGACAAACATCTCCAGGCCCAATCGTCCTATATCCAGGCCCTTCTGGACCTTCTGAACGCCAAAAACCGCCTGGACCGGATCCGACAAGCCTATTGA